Proteins from a single region of Gossypium arboreum isolate Shixiya-1 chromosome 1, ASM2569848v2, whole genome shotgun sequence:
- the LOC108483790 gene encoding photosystem II 10 kDa polypeptide, chloroplastic-like isoform X1, whose protein sequence is MAASVMASSSSIRLKPNVNVDKSGGSRGVPSLARVPSSFKVESGSGKKKIKTDSPYGINGGLNLKDGVDASGRRAKGKGVYQFVDKYGANVDGYSPIYDPNDWSPSGDVYTGGTTGLAIWAVTLAGILTGGALLVYNTSALAQ, encoded by the exons atggctGCCTCAGTTATGGCTTCGTCTTCTTCAATAAGGCTTAAACCTAATGTCAATGTCGATAAATCAGGTGGTAGCAGAGGCGTCCCTTCCCTTGCTAGGGTTCCGTCTTCTTTCAAGGTTGAATCTGGTAGTGGCAAGAAGAAGATCAAGACCGATAGCCCTTACG GAATTAATGGTGGCTTGAACTTAAAGGATGGTGTTGATGCTTCTGGAAGAAGGGCTAAG GGAAAGGGTGTCTATCAATTTGTCGACAAATATGGTGCTAATGTCGATGGGTACAG CCCCATATACGACCCCAACGACTGGTCTCCCAGCGGTGATGTTTATACCGGTG GGACTACAGGATTGGCAATATGGGCAGTTACCCTAGCCGGAATTCTCACCGGAGGAGCTCTTTTGGTTTACAACACAAGTGCTTTGGCACAGTAG
- the LOC108483790 gene encoding photosystem II 10 kDa polypeptide, chloroplastic-like isoform X2: protein MAASVMASSSSIRLKPNVNVDKSGGSRGVPSLARVPSSFKVESGSGKKKIKTDSPYGINGGLNLKDGVDASGRRAKGKGVYQFVDKYGANVDGYSAAPYTTPTTGLPAVMFIPVGLQDWQYGQLP from the exons atggctGCCTCAGTTATGGCTTCGTCTTCTTCAATAAGGCTTAAACCTAATGTCAATGTCGATAAATCAGGTGGTAGCAGAGGCGTCCCTTCCCTTGCTAGGGTTCCGTCTTCTTTCAAGGTTGAATCTGGTAGTGGCAAGAAGAAGATCAAGACCGATAGCCCTTACG GAATTAATGGTGGCTTGAACTTAAAGGATGGTGTTGATGCTTCTGGAAGAAGGGCTAAG GGAAAGGGTGTCTATCAATTTGTCGACAAATATGGTGCTAATGTCGATGGGTACAG TGCAGCCCCATATACGACCCCAACGACTGGTCTCCCAGCGGTGATGTTTATACCGGTG GGACTACAGGATTGGCAATATGGGCAGTTACCCTAG